The following proteins are co-located in the Spinactinospora alkalitolerans genome:
- a CDS encoding molybdopterin molybdotransferase MoeA, with protein MRVHGDADRRHETTTRCHGHGAVTPWAAAREAARDIGGRCARPEAVRAPLREALGAVLAEDLAALVGVPSYDASAMDGYAVAGPGPWTVVGRVLAGQAPPEELGRSRAVEVATGARVPHGTESVLPYENAERRGDAVHGDAVPGRHVRRAGEDVPSGATVLPAGTAVTPAVLGLAASLAHDALTVRRPRVAALITGDELSRSGFPAPGTVRDAIGPMLPGLAGWAGAALEDPRYVDDTFGAMAAALESAARRPDVSVVVVCGASSTGPADHLRTALAELDVTVVVDGVACRPGHPQLLGHFGPQRAPGPVVVGLPGNPNAALAAALTLLVPVLAALTGRLDPGAAPPRTLPLRDGAGVAPHHRDTRLIAVRADGGHAEPVGHDRPGVLRGAAMADALAVVPPDWTGPAAELLWLPR; from the coding sequence GTGCGAGTTCACGGGGACGCCGATCGACGGCACGAGACCACGACCCGCTGCCACGGCCACGGGGCGGTGACGCCATGGGCCGCGGCCAGGGAGGCCGCACGCGACATCGGGGGCCGCTGCGCCCGTCCGGAGGCGGTGCGCGCACCCCTGCGCGAGGCGCTGGGGGCCGTGCTGGCCGAGGACCTGGCGGCCCTGGTCGGAGTGCCCTCCTACGACGCCTCCGCCATGGACGGCTACGCCGTCGCCGGGCCCGGGCCCTGGACGGTGGTCGGCAGGGTGCTGGCCGGGCAGGCGCCCCCGGAGGAGCTGGGACGCTCCCGGGCCGTGGAGGTCGCCACCGGCGCGCGGGTGCCGCACGGGACCGAATCGGTGCTGCCCTACGAGAACGCCGAGCGCCGCGGCGACGCGGTCCACGGGGACGCGGTCCCCGGCCGGCACGTGCGCCGGGCCGGCGAGGACGTCCCGTCGGGCGCGACGGTGCTGCCGGCGGGCACGGCCGTCACCCCCGCTGTCCTGGGCCTCGCCGCGAGCCTGGCCCACGACGCCCTGACCGTCCGCCGCCCGCGCGTGGCCGCCCTGATCACCGGGGACGAGCTCAGCCGCTCCGGTTTCCCGGCCCCCGGCACGGTGCGCGACGCGATCGGCCCGATGCTGCCCGGCCTCGCCGGATGGGCGGGTGCGGCCCTGGAGGACCCCCGCTACGTCGACGACACCTTCGGCGCCATGGCGGCGGCGCTGGAGAGCGCCGCGCGCCGACCCGACGTCTCGGTCGTCGTCGTGTGCGGCGCCTCCTCCACCGGTCCGGCCGACCACCTCCGGACGGCACTGGCCGAGCTGGACGTCACCGTCGTGGTCGACGGCGTGGCCTGCCGGCCGGGCCATCCCCAACTGCTCGGCCACTTCGGTCCGCAGCGGGCGCCCGGCCCCGTCGTCGTGGGACTGCCCGGCAACCCCAACGCGGCGCTGGCGGCGGCGCTGACCCTGCTGGTGCCGGTGCTCGCGGCACTGACCGGGCGGCTCGACCCCGGCGCCGCGCCGCCCAGGACGCTGCCGCTGCGCGACGGTGCCGGTGTCGCGCCGCACCATCGCGACACCCGGCTGATCGCCGTGCGGGCCGACGGCGGGCACGCCGAGCCGGTGGGCCACGACCGCCCGGGCGTCCTGCGCGGCGCCGCCATGGCCGACGCCCTCGCCGTGGTCCCGCCGGACTGGACGGGGCCGGCGGCGGAGCTGCTGTGGCTGCCCCGCTAG
- a CDS encoding GntR family transcriptional regulator yields MASTRLSKGLLTNRVQRPVPLREGVYEALLELITRRQLPPGQHLVENELADRLGVSRQPVREALQRLSNEGWVDLRPGYGAFVHQPTESEAEQLLAVRALLETESARLAARNAAGEGVERLRELWREGVAGLEVGDTDAMVDANADLHRCITELSGNSVLAELAGQVARRVRWYHALVVRQRGKDAWDEHAEIIDAIAAGREDEAARLMREHTDTTRRTYHEQAASESAPAE; encoded by the coding sequence ATGGCCTCAACCCGGCTTTCCAAGGGGCTGCTGACGAACCGGGTGCAGCGACCGGTGCCACTGCGTGAAGGCGTCTATGAGGCACTCCTGGAGCTCATCACCCGCCGGCAGCTGCCGCCGGGGCAGCACCTGGTGGAGAACGAACTGGCCGACCGGCTCGGGGTGTCCCGCCAGCCGGTGCGCGAGGCGCTGCAGCGGCTGAGCAACGAGGGGTGGGTCGACCTGCGCCCGGGCTACGGCGCGTTCGTGCACCAGCCGACCGAGAGCGAGGCCGAGCAGCTCCTGGCGGTGCGCGCGCTGCTGGAGACCGAGTCGGCGCGGCTGGCCGCGCGCAACGCCGCCGGCGAGGGGGTCGAGCGGCTGCGGGAGCTGTGGCGCGAGGGCGTGGCCGGGCTGGAGGTCGGCGACACCGACGCCATGGTCGACGCAAACGCCGACCTGCACCGCTGCATCACCGAGCTGTCCGGCAACAGCGTCCTCGCCGAACTCGCCGGCCAGGTCGCGCGCCGGGTGCGCTGGTACCACGCCCTGGTCGTCCGGCAGCGGGGCAAGGACGCCTGGGACGAGCACGCCGAGATCATCGACGCCATCGCCGCCGGCCGGGAGGACGAGGCCGCGCGGCTGATGCGGGAGCACACCGACACCACTCGGCGCACCTACCACGAGCAGGCCGCATCGGAGTCGGCTCCGGCCGAGTGA